Below is a window of Vicinamibacterales bacterium DNA.
TGTTGTTGCGTGTTCATGTTCTGATGCTCCTGGGTGCCACTCTATTCCGCCTGCTCGCCACCGCCGTGTACAGAACCGCACAGCCAATTCGTGGGCGATAGTCAGAGACGACGCCGATGGCCCGCAAGAAACCGCCGGTGACGTCCACCACGACGCCGCCGTTCGACGTCGAGAAATACCTCGCCTCGACCGGTGATGCGCCGCGCATCCGGTCGTATCGCCGAGGGACCATCGTCTTTGCGCAGGGCGATCGCGGCCTCGACGTGAAATACCTGCAGAAGGGATCGATCAAGCTGTCGGTGCTCTCGCACACCGGCAAGGAGGCCGTGGTCGCGATGCTCGGCCCGGGCGACTTCTTCGGCGAGGGCGTGCTCGCGGGTCAGTCGATTCGGATCGCGACGGCGACCGCGGCGTCGGCGAGCAGCGTCCTGGCTATCCAGACGGATGCGATGAGCCGGCTGATCCACGAGGAGACGGCCTTCGCCGACCGGTTCATCGCGCACGTGCTCGGACGCAACATCCGGATCGAAGCGGATCTCGTCGACCAGCTCTTCAATTCGAGCGAGAAGCGTCTGGCGCGGACGCTGCTGTTGCTGGCGCGCTACGGCAAGGGCAACCCGCACCCGACGCTGCCGACTCGATCGCGGATCACGCTGCTTCACGGCGCGTCGGACGATTGCATCGAGCCGAACCTGTCCGCCAGGCTGGCCGGCGAAGGCGTCACTCACCTGCTCGTGCGGCCGGACAGCCGCGCCGGGCGCGCGTTCTTCGACCGGCCGCTCGCGCCAGGACTGCGCCTGGCCGCTCGTTTCAGGGACGGGCAGGTGTTTGCCGTCACCGCGCCACGGCCGGCGATCTACGTCGCGGCGATGACACGCTTCTGGCCCCGTGAGCACGATGTAGGCGGCACGTGGCGGTGGATGAGCGCCGATGCCGCATGGA
It encodes the following:
- a CDS encoding cyclic nucleotide-binding domain-containing protein codes for the protein MARKKPPVTSTTTPPFDVEKYLASTGDAPRIRSYRRGTIVFAQGDRGLDVKYLQKGSIKLSVLSHTGKEAVVAMLGPGDFFGEGVLAGQSIRIATATAASASSVLAIQTDAMSRLIHEETAFADRFIAHVLGRNIRIEADLVDQLFNSSEKRLARTLLLLARYGKGNPHPTLPTRSRITLLHGASDDCIEPNLSARLAGEGVTHLLVRPDSRAGRAFFDRPLAPGLRLAARFRDGQVFAVTAPRPAIYVAAMTRFWPREHDVGGTWRWMSADAAWTVVNISGGPIVAALDLELSAFQRQRRLILIFDGHVIQTLAVDPMRHVYEAGPFAMTPGPQELVFQSAEPPAAAATAAGADPRPLSCAFGAWVWILRGQRL